Below is a genomic region from Armatimonadota bacterium.
GCCTCGACCGGCTGACCCTGGCCGACCGCGAGGTCGGCTCCCCCTTCGCGGATCTCTTCACCACCATTCGCCTGGGCCGGTTCTCGCGGGCGACGGTGGGCGAGATGGTGGTGGCGCTCAGCGAACGCGCTGGCCACCTGTGGGAGGTCAGCCTCAATCACATCATGGACTGGACCGGGGGCATGCCCTACATGGTGCAGCTCGCGTGCTCGCTGCTGTGGCGGCGGGCCGAGGGTGAACGGCCTTTGACCGAGGCCGACTACGACTACGTATGCGAGGAGTTCCTGACCCAAGTGGATCCCTTTTGCAGTCAGCATTGGCGACGCATGTCGGCGCGGGAAAGGGAGGCGCACTTGGCCATCATGGCCGGCGACGCGCCTGCACTTGAGGAGCTGGAGCAGACGGTCAATGAGTTGGTGCAAGCGGCGGTGCTGGCGCGGCGGGACGGCAAGCCGGTTATTTCTTCCCTCGCCGCCCGCGCTTTCGTGCAGGCGCGCCTGCGGGAGCGGGAGCACGGCGCCGCCGACTTCATCGCCGCCGACCGCGCCGACATGGCGGAAACGGCCAGCATCTCTGCCCCCGGCGACAAGCGCACCATCTACCAGGTGGTACGCGCGCTGGTCAAGGCGGGGGAGGCGCGCGACCATTTCACTCGCGGCCACAGCGACGGCGCCGCTCGCGTGGCGGTCGCCATCGCCATGCGCCTGGGCCTGTCCCAGGAGGAGATCGAGGGGATCAAGATCGCCGCCCGCCTGCACGACATCGGCAAGATCGGGGTCAGCGACCTGGTTCTGCTCAAGCCCGACCAGCTCACCCCCCAGGAGCGCGAGCTGGTGCAGGCGCACGTCCTGGTGAGCGTGCACATCCTGGAGGCGCTGGACTTCCCGTGGGAGGTCAAGCCCGCGGTGCGCTTCCACCACGAGCGCCTCGATGGCAGCGGCTATCCCGACGGCCTCATCGGCGATGAGATCCCCCTGTCGGCGCGGGTGCTGGCGGTGGCGGATGTGTTCGACGCCATGACCTCGCCCCGCAGCCACCGGCCCTCGCACCCGCGGTCGGCGGCGATCGCGGAGATCGCCGACCACGCCGGCGCCAAGTATGACCAGCAGGTGGTGGCCGCCTTTCTGGACACGCTGGCG
It encodes:
- a CDS encoding HD-GYP domain-containing protein, translating into MRANDNPFFNRGPILDPAYFFDRKEELADILGLVANMQDCSVVGGIKRGKTSLLLHLQRDQVLGADHGEVASFLRPYLSLEGLANVTPEAFFHCLLRAALSCPASPAGAGYERLSPVGELSFSELQAAFDDFARRGVNVIFLLDEFELAGENPHFDLNFFSALRSLASRPNCAFVIATADRLDRLTLADREVGSPFADLFTTIRLGRFSRATVGEMVVALSERAGHLWEVSLNHIMDWTGGMPYMVQLACSLLWRRAEGERPLTEADYDYVCEEFLTQVDPFCSQHWRRMSAREREAHLAIMAGDAPALEELEQTVNELVQAAVLARRDGKPVISSLAARAFVQARLREREHGAADFIAADRADMAETASISAPGDKRTIYQVVRALVKAGEARDHFTRGHSDGAARVAVAIAMRLGLSQEEIEGIKIAARLHDIGKIGVSDLVLLKPDQLTPQERELVQAHVLVSVHILEALDFPWEVKPAVRFHHERLDGSGYPDGLIGDEIPLSARVLAVADVFDAMTSPRSHRPSHPRSAAIAEIADHAGAKYDQQVVAAFLDTLASAGA